A stretch of DNA from Dehalococcoidia bacterium:
CCCGCGTCCGCAATGCCATGCGGCGCAAAGCCGTCAAGGGCGAAGTACTGGGCCGCCCTCCCTACGGCTACAGGGTCGGGGCGCGCAACCGCCTAGAGCTCGTGCCGGAGGAGTCGGTCGTCGTCCGTTACATCTTCCGGCTCTACTTGCACGAGGGAATCGGCATCAGGCTCATCGCGCGGCGCCTCAACGAGGAGGGCCTGCGCACGCGGAGGAACCGGCCCTGGAGCATGGTCAGCATCCGCGACATCCTCCGCAACCGCGCCTATCTCGGCACTTACCAGCGCCTGGGAGTCCGGGTGCCGGGGACTCACCCCGCCCTGGTCTCCCCGGACGACTTCCGGAAAGTGGAGGAACGCCTGAACGCCCGGCGCACGAACTACTCGCCGCGCAACGTCCAGCCCTTCCTGCTTTCCGGCCTCGTCGTCTGCGGGCATTGCGGCAACAGGATGATCGGCGTCAGCCGGCGCCAGAGCTGGCGCCGGCGCAGCGACGGTGCGGAACGCGCGGCGTCCTATCGTTACTACCAGTGCGAGTCGCGCACCAACCAGGGCGTCTGC
This window harbors:
- a CDS encoding recombinase family protein, whose translation is MRAAGYFRQTAGERGADSLARQQRAFLDYCERQGYEVAATFAEEPKVEDGAAFAQLIDFLKRPEKGFVAVVARDPAVLSDDPNTSAARYLEIESLGGRVEFMEGGEDSLATLLSAWEKGSSEGMSARVRNAMRRKAVKGEVLGRPPYGYRVGARNRLELVPEESVVVRYIFRLYLHEGIGIRLIARRLNEEGLRTRRNRPWSMVSIRDILRNRAYLGTYQRLGVRVPGTHPALVSPDDFRKVEERLNARRTNYSPRNVQPFLLSGLVVCGHCGNRMIGVSRRQSWRRRSDGAERAASYRYYQCESRTNQGVCGYHTRRAEELEEMVRQQVIDTDPRQLHGAGDDSAVLAEWQA